Proteins from a genomic interval of Pseudomonas anuradhapurensis:
- a CDS encoding ABC transporter permease, with the protein MSHLSHTLRLGLKELTSLRHDSVLLLFLLYAFSVAIYMPAAGSVIGVHNASVAVVDEDHSLLSRKLSEALQPPEFQPAVPLAPERLDQAMDSGQYTFVINVPVNFQSDLLAGRSPELQINVDATAMSQAFMGAGYIGRIFERELLDYGQRADAQSPIALNAKALFNPNLEGGWFLAVIQIVNNITILAIILTGTALLREREHGTLDHLLVLPLTALEIMLAKIASNALVVVICTWISLVVVVKGALGVPLSGSMGLFLAVTALYLFASTALGIFLATLARSTPQFGLLAIPVIIPMLMLSGGSTPLDSMPQWLQWLMQGSPSTHFVSLGAAILFRDAGWTVVWPDILALAVIGLVFFSVALARFRRSLAS; encoded by the coding sequence ATGTCGCACCTGAGCCATACCCTGCGCCTGGGCCTCAAGGAGCTGACCAGCCTGCGCCACGACAGCGTGTTGCTGCTGTTCCTGCTTTACGCCTTCAGCGTGGCCATCTACATGCCGGCAGCCGGTTCGGTGATCGGCGTGCACAATGCCAGCGTGGCAGTGGTCGACGAAGACCACAGCCTGCTGTCACGCAAGCTCAGCGAAGCCTTGCAACCGCCCGAGTTCCAGCCTGCCGTGCCGCTGGCCCCGGAGCGCCTGGACCAGGCCATGGACAGCGGCCAGTACACCTTCGTCATCAATGTGCCGGTGAACTTCCAGAGCGACCTGCTGGCAGGGCGCTCGCCAGAGCTGCAGATCAACGTCGATGCCACCGCCATGAGCCAGGCGTTCATGGGCGCCGGCTATATCGGCCGCATCTTCGAACGCGAGCTGCTCGACTACGGCCAGCGGGCGGACGCCCAGAGCCCGATCGCGCTCAACGCCAAGGCCCTGTTCAACCCCAACCTGGAGGGTGGCTGGTTCCTGGCGGTGATCCAGATCGTCAACAACATCACCATCCTGGCGATCATCCTCACCGGCACCGCGCTGCTGCGCGAGCGCGAACATGGCACCCTCGACCACCTGCTGGTGCTGCCGCTGACCGCCCTGGAAATCATGCTGGCGAAAATCGCCAGCAATGCGCTGGTGGTGGTGATCTGCACCTGGATTTCGCTGGTGGTGGTGGTCAAGGGTGCGCTGGGCGTGCCGCTGTCCGGCTCGATGGGGTTGTTCCTGGCGGTGACGGCGCTGTACCTGTTCGCCAGTACTGCCTTGGGCATCTTCCTCGCCACCCTGGCGCGTTCGACGCCGCAATTCGGCCTGTTGGCGATCCCGGTGATCATCCCGATGCTGATGCTGTCCGGCGGCAGCACACCACTGGACAGCATGCCGCAATGGTTGCAATGGCTGATGCAGGGCTCGCCATCGACGCACTTCGTCAGCCTTGGCGCGGCGATCCTGTTCCGTGATGCCGGGTGGACAGTGGTGTGGCCGGACATCCTGGCACTGGCCGTGATTGGCCTGGTGTTCTTCAGCGTGGCCCTGGCACGGTTTCGCCGTAGCCTGGCGTCCTGA
- a CDS encoding NADPH:quinone oxidoreductase family protein, translating to MKAVLCKTLGPARDLVLEEVASPVPKKNEILLDVQAAGVNFPDTLIIEGKYQFQPPLPFSPGGEAAGVVAAVGEKAGAFKVGDRVMALTGWGAFAEQVAVPFYNVLPMPASMDFTTAAAFGMTYGTSMHALRQRGQLQAGETLLVLGASGGVGLAAVEIGKAMGARVIAAASSAEKLAVAKAAGADELIDYSQASLRDEIKRLTGGQGVDVIYDPVGGELFEQAVRGLAWNGRLLVVGFASGTIPQLAANLVLLKGVAVLGVFWGAFAQRQPQDNAANFQQLFAWHAEGKLKPLVSQTYPLAEAGAAIERLGQRQAVGKLVVLAH from the coding sequence ATGAAAGCTGTGTTGTGCAAAACCCTGGGCCCGGCGCGTGACCTGGTGCTGGAAGAAGTGGCCAGCCCGGTACCGAAGAAGAACGAGATCCTGCTGGATGTACAAGCTGCCGGGGTCAACTTTCCCGATACCCTGATCATCGAAGGCAAGTACCAGTTCCAGCCACCCTTGCCATTCTCTCCCGGCGGTGAGGCGGCAGGCGTGGTCGCCGCAGTCGGAGAAAAGGCCGGCGCATTCAAGGTCGGCGACCGGGTCATGGCGCTCACCGGCTGGGGGGCGTTCGCGGAACAGGTGGCGGTGCCGTTCTACAACGTGTTGCCGATGCCGGCGAGCATGGACTTCACCACCGCAGCAGCATTCGGCATGACCTACGGCACCTCCATGCATGCCCTGCGCCAGCGTGGCCAGCTGCAGGCAGGTGAAACCCTGCTGGTGCTGGGCGCATCCGGTGGGGTCGGCCTGGCGGCGGTGGAGATCGGCAAGGCCATGGGCGCCCGCGTGATCGCGGCGGCCAGCAGTGCGGAAAAACTGGCCGTGGCCAAGGCGGCCGGCGCCGATGAACTGATCGACTACAGCCAGGCCAGCCTGCGTGACGAGATCAAGCGCCTGACCGGCGGCCAGGGCGTGGACGTGATCTATGATCCGGTGGGCGGTGAGCTGTTCGAGCAGGCGGTGCGCGGGCTGGCCTGGAATGGCCGGCTGTTGGTGGTGGGCTTTGCCAGCGGGACCATCCCGCAACTTGCAGCCAACCTGGTGCTGCTCAAGGGCGTAGCGGTGCTGGGGGTGTTCTGGGGAGCGTTTGCGCAACGCCAGCCGCAGGACAACGCGGCCAACTTCCAGCAACTGTTTGCCTGGCATGCCGAAGGCAAGCTGAAGCCGCTGGTGTCGCAGACTTATCCACTGGCCGAGGCGGGCGCGGCCATTGAAAGGCTGGGGCAGCGCCAGGCTGTGGGTAAGTTGGTGGTGCTGGCTCACTGA
- a CDS encoding flagellar basal body-associated protein FliL encodes MKAWILMVLALLLPAAAMAEEAKEGAPKVAYISLSPPFVGNYALDGSPRLRVYKADVALRVTGDEAAKAVKHHEPLIRNQLVALFTQQSVDSMSNVEAKEHLRQEALKQVQQVMEAEEGKPIVEDLLFNNLIVQ; translated from the coding sequence GTGAAAGCGTGGATCTTGATGGTGCTGGCGCTGCTGCTGCCGGCTGCGGCCATGGCCGAGGAAGCCAAGGAAGGGGCGCCCAAGGTCGCCTACATCAGCCTGAGCCCGCCCTTTGTCGGCAACTATGCCCTCGACGGCAGCCCGCGGCTGCGCGTGTACAAGGCCGATGTGGCCCTGCGCGTGACCGGCGACGAAGCCGCCAAGGCGGTGAAGCACCACGAGCCGCTGATCCGCAACCAGCTGGTGGCGCTGTTTACCCAGCAATCGGTGGACAGCATGAGCAATGTCGAGGCCAAGGAGCATTTGCGCCAGGAAGCGCTGAAGCAGGTGCAGCAGGTGATGGAAGCGGAAGAGGGCAAGCCGATCGTTGAGGACTTGCTGTTCAATAACCTGATTGTGCAGTGA